AACTGCACGACAGGGTTGGAAGGATACACCTGCCCATCGCACCCCGCTGCAATATCCACTGCAAGTTCTGCACAAGGGATATAAGTGAATGCGAAAACCGGCCAGGGGTCACTGCAAGGATAATGACCGCTGATGATGCAGTAAAACACGTTGAGAGGGTTAAGAACGAGATGCCCATAAGTGTAATTGGGGTTGCAGGGCCCGGCGATGCCCTTGCAAATGAGGAGACCTTTGAGTTCTTCAAAAAGGCCAGCAAGAAGTTTCCGGAGCTCCTAAAATGCCTCAGCACCAATGGTCTGCTTCTTCCAGATAAGGCTGATGAACTTGCAGAAATTGGTGTTAACACAGTCACAGTAACCGTGAACGCCATTGACCCTGACATAGGTGAGAAGATATACTCCTTTGTTATCTACAAGGATAAGGTCTACCATGGAAGGGAGGCCTTCGAGGTTCTCTCAAAGAATCAGCTTGAGGGTATAGAGAAACTTGCAGAGAAGGGGATCATTGTTAAGGTCAACAGTGTACTCATACCTGGCCTCAATGATGAACACATAGTTGACATTGCAAGGGAG
This genomic stretch from Methanothermobacter sp. harbors:
- the nifB gene encoding FeMo cofactor biosynthesis protein NifB: MPEQRQTRFAHITKAHPCFNEKLHDRVGRIHLPIAPRCNIHCKFCTRDISECENRPGVTARIMTADDAVKHVERVKNEMPISVIGVAGPGDALANEETFEFFKKASKKFPELLKCLSTNGLLLPDKADELAEIGVNTVTVTVNAIDPDIGEKIYSFVIYKDKVYHGREAFEVLSKNQLEGIEKLAEKGIIVKVNSVLIPGLNDEHIVDIAREVKKRGASLMNVIPLIPMGEMKDYPRPTCEEIERVRNEVEKIIPVFRACTQCRADAYGIPGKKGADRHLDMTPASHY